The genomic stretch TTCCGGTGGCCCGGTCGCACTGGACGTTGTCATGAATTTTGACCCCGTTCATAATGACCGTGATGCGGTCGCCGATGATAGTGGCCTCGGCCGTCTGCCATTCCCCCGCAGGTTTGGTGACGAACTGGTCGGGGGCCTTAAAATTGTAAATCGACCCGTTACCGCTAATCGTTGGATGGCCGGTCTTGTAATCGCCCAGAATTTGAATTTCATGCCGGCCACGAAGGTAAAAGCCGCTATTGGAGTTTTCGGGTGTCATATACTCGTAACGCACGGTGAAATTCCAAAATTTCTTTTCAGTGACCAGGTCGGTTCCATGCATGCCGTGTTCCACGGTATTTTTTAAAATGCCTCCGGGCAACACGCTCCAGGAGTGATGGCCGTTGGGATTTCGTAGCTTCCAGCCCGTCAGGTCTTTTCCGTTGAACAAGGGCTGGAAATCCTTTTCATCATCGGCAGCCCTTGAAGCGAGCGGCGCGATCAAC from Verrucomicrobiia bacterium encodes the following:
- a CDS encoding DUF1080 domain-containing protein; amino-acid sequence: MKNTLTVVALLTATLIAPLASRAADDEKDFQPLFNGKDLTGWKLRNPNGHHSWSVLPGGILKNTVEHGMHGTDLVTEKKFWNFTVRYEYMTPENSNSGFYLRGRHEIQILGDYKTGHPTISGNGSIYNFKAPDQFVTKPAGEWQTAEATIIGDRITVIMNGVKIHDNVQCDRATGSEIDDKVNEPGPIFLQGDHGTVSFRNIRIKELPAQ